The following coding sequences lie in one Thalassoglobus polymorphus genomic window:
- a CDS encoding ArnT family glycosyltransferase, whose amino-acid sequence MIEPLPQKTDSTSRQLPNWCVGLISFGLCWTIFVGYYHFKFDLNGPPSTSGDEVDYDSIGWELAHGRGFAVNTEDPDFREPYDIAAKTAERFKLTPRPRWEVTYRPPLYPYAISYLNRLFGRQFWATRIMDAGFMAGTLALIVMTLYPRYGWHSVVIALGLFIVIDVRTRLYGRAILTESMSLFFTSIICIALLRLQRMQRAKLPEILLHSALIGFTFGFSMLARTMMILWGPGMCLTLYWIIRKLKFNFRQSVLAVTVFLVGTGVVLTPWAVRNIKLTEKMMPLGTQGLVQLSAGFGDSIWESNGLWPNIETEGFFDGVIEPQASQLENEIAKAEYSKAEALKWILANPMKAALLAPTKMYQECRPRNPTEWIISALMLLGIWSIGRTPIGKVLLAVFAINLFAIAATWSVEGRFLVPVLFPIHIFASVGLLVVLQPFLRKIGIESTSEAPALP is encoded by the coding sequence ATGATTGAGCCACTTCCACAGAAAACAGACTCAACCAGCCGGCAACTTCCGAACTGGTGCGTCGGCCTCATTTCTTTCGGTCTATGCTGGACTATTTTTGTCGGGTACTACCATTTCAAATTTGACTTGAATGGCCCCCCATCGACCTCGGGAGATGAAGTCGACTACGACTCAATCGGTTGGGAACTTGCCCACGGACGCGGATTCGCGGTGAACACCGAAGACCCCGATTTCAGAGAACCGTATGATATTGCTGCGAAAACAGCAGAGCGATTCAAACTCACACCCCGCCCTCGCTGGGAGGTCACCTATCGACCGCCACTTTATCCATATGCCATCAGCTACTTGAACCGTCTTTTCGGAAGGCAGTTCTGGGCAACGAGAATCATGGATGCAGGCTTCATGGCTGGCACGCTGGCGCTGATCGTGATGACACTCTATCCCCGCTATGGTTGGCATAGCGTCGTTATTGCCCTCGGACTTTTCATCGTCATCGACGTCCGCACACGGCTTTACGGACGAGCAATCCTGACGGAATCGATGTCGTTATTTTTCACATCGATCATCTGTATCGCACTCTTGCGGCTTCAACGAATGCAGCGAGCCAAACTCCCCGAGATCTTACTGCACTCAGCACTCATCGGATTCACGTTTGGTTTCTCGATGCTCGCACGAACGATGATGATTCTCTGGGGCCCTGGAATGTGCCTGACACTTTACTGGATCATTCGGAAACTGAAATTTAATTTTCGCCAATCAGTTCTTGCCGTCACTGTTTTTCTGGTTGGAACCGGAGTGGTCCTCACCCCCTGGGCGGTACGGAACATCAAGCTGACTGAAAAGATGATGCCACTAGGAACACAAGGACTTGTCCAGCTCTCAGCAGGCTTTGGCGACTCGATCTGGGAATCAAACGGGCTGTGGCCTAACATTGAAACCGAGGGATTTTTCGACGGTGTGATCGAGCCACAAGCGTCACAGCTTGAAAATGAAATCGCCAAAGCTGAATACAGCAAAGCAGAGGCACTCAAGTGGATTCTAGCCAATCCGATGAAAGCAGCCCTGCTCGCACCAACCAAGATGTATCAAGAATGTCGGCCAAGAAATCCAACTGAGTGGATCATATCCGCATTGATGCTTCTCGGAATCTGGTCGATCGGGAGAACTCCGATCGGCAAAGTCCTGCTAGCAGTCTTTGCCATCAACCTGTTCGCAATCGCAGCCACCTGGTCTGTCGAGGGCCGCTTTCTCGTTCCAGTGCTGTTCCCGATCCACATCTTCGCATCGGTCGGGTTGCTCGTGGTACTCCAACCGTTTCTAAGAAAGATTGGGATCGAGTCAACCAGCGAAGCCCCAGCACTTCCATAA
- a CDS encoding DUF58 domain-containing protein produces MSADLLTPEALAQMETLSLRARSLVESILTGTHRGNQRGFSVDFAEHRDYSPGDDVRFLDWKLYGRRDRFYVRQFEDENQLQAWLLLDVSGSMRYCSQSSPLNKLNYAACLAAAIGWMTCYQRDKAALLCFDDSIESIIGPLYGTAGTQTLINQLEALLQLHQAGKTTSLEDENWTGLLKAAERVPEKSIVILLTDAFGDLAAFRRALRLLQLKKCDVRLLHILDTAEKTFPFEGSVLFRDLEGSGDQQIQAQAIRTGYLEEFHQFLHDLKKATGETNCRYHQVDTSSPAETTLRSILQSGRKA; encoded by the coding sequence GTGAGCGCCGACCTGCTGACCCCCGAAGCCCTCGCGCAAATGGAGACACTCTCCCTGCGCGCCCGCTCTCTTGTCGAAAGCATCCTCACCGGCACACATCGAGGGAATCAACGTGGCTTCTCCGTCGACTTCGCAGAACACCGCGATTACTCCCCCGGTGATGATGTTCGTTTTCTCGACTGGAAGTTGTATGGAAGACGAGACCGGTTTTATGTCCGGCAATTCGAAGATGAAAATCAGCTTCAGGCTTGGCTGCTCCTCGATGTGAGTGGCTCGATGCGTTACTGTTCGCAGTCATCCCCGCTCAACAAATTAAACTATGCAGCCTGCCTGGCTGCAGCGATCGGCTGGATGACCTGTTACCAAAGAGACAAGGCCGCCCTGCTCTGCTTTGATGATTCAATCGAATCCATTATCGGTCCTTTGTACGGAACCGCCGGGACACAAACGCTGATCAATCAACTCGAAGCACTCCTTCAACTTCACCAAGCTGGCAAGACGACAAGTCTTGAAGACGAAAACTGGACCGGCCTTTTGAAAGCTGCCGAACGTGTTCCAGAGAAGTCGATTGTGATTCTCCTGACCGATGCATTTGGTGACTTGGCTGCATTCCGTCGAGCGTTGCGATTATTGCAACTCAAGAAATGCGACGTCCGCCTGCTTCACATACTCGACACAGCAGAGAAGACGTTTCCGTTTGAAGGCTCCGTTCTGTTTCGTGACCTCGAAGGTTCTGGCGATCAACAAATTCAGGCTCAGGCGATCCGGACGGGCTATCTCGAAGAGTTTCATCAGTTTTTGCACGACCTCAAAAAAGCGACCGGCGAAACAAACTGTCGTTATCACCAAGTCGACACTTCATCTCCTGCGGAAACGACTCTCCGTTCAATTCTACAGTCTGGAAGAAAAGCATGA
- a CDS encoding AAA family ATPase, with product MATSDQSSPTLEDLKELQAATDQLREEISKVIVGQKDVIDQILISLLSGGHSLLVGVPGLAKTMLVKSLADVLALSFNRIQFTPDLMPADITGTEVIQEDRTTGQREFRFIPGPIFTQVLLADEINRTPPKTQAALLEAMQERQVTANGQRHSLPDPFFVLATQNPIEQEGTYPLPEAQLDRFMLEIQVDYPDEEDEFEIVQRRTSRQTASLNKVIDPQQLVRFRETIHSMPMAEHDVRYAIALVRATRTQKNEAPDEIGQYLSWGAGPRASEWLVLAAKAHAAVTGRELATAMNVQAMLLPILRHRLVLNFNAEADGLTTAQIVQKLIEIVPGPGDEASQNFLKRFITKVG from the coding sequence ATGGCCACCAGCGACCAAAGCTCCCCCACCCTTGAAGACCTGAAAGAGTTGCAAGCTGCAACCGATCAGTTACGTGAGGAAATTTCGAAGGTTATTGTTGGCCAGAAAGATGTGATTGATCAGATTCTGATCTCGCTCCTTTCCGGTGGACATTCTCTTCTTGTGGGTGTGCCTGGACTGGCAAAAACAATGCTGGTCAAATCGCTGGCTGATGTGCTGGCTTTATCATTCAACCGCATTCAGTTCACTCCCGACTTAATGCCTGCTGACATCACCGGGACTGAAGTCATTCAGGAAGACCGCACCACCGGACAACGTGAATTCCGTTTCATTCCCGGTCCAATTTTCACACAGGTTCTTCTTGCAGACGAAATCAACCGAACACCTCCCAAAACGCAGGCGGCACTTCTCGAAGCGATGCAGGAACGGCAAGTGACCGCGAATGGTCAGCGACACTCTCTGCCCGATCCGTTCTTCGTGCTCGCAACACAGAACCCGATCGAACAGGAGGGAACTTACCCTCTCCCGGAAGCTCAACTCGATCGCTTCATGCTGGAAATCCAGGTTGACTACCCTGATGAAGAAGACGAGTTCGAAATTGTACAACGGCGAACGTCTCGTCAAACCGCAAGCTTGAACAAAGTGATTGATCCGCAACAACTTGTCCGCTTTCGAGAGACCATTCACAGCATGCCGATGGCAGAGCACGATGTCCGTTATGCCATCGCTCTCGTTCGTGCAACACGAACCCAAAAGAATGAAGCTCCTGATGAGATCGGCCAATACCTGAGCTGGGGAGCAGGGCCACGTGCATCGGAATGGCTGGTCCTGGCTGCCAAGGCACATGCTGCAGTCACCGGGCGTGAACTCGCCACCGCCATGAACGTCCAAGCGATGCTCCTGCCGATCCTGCGGCATCGACTCGTTTTGAACTTCAACGCCGAGGCTGACGGACTCACCACTGCGCAGATTGTTCAAAAGCTTATCGAGATTGTCCCCGGTCCCGGTGACGAAGCGTCTCAAAATTTCCTGAAACGCTTCATCACCAAAGTTGGATAA